A single region of the Pseudomonas mandelii genome encodes:
- a CDS encoding heavy metal translocating P-type ATPase, giving the protein MPTISSHHDHSHAHAAPLNDDDLRDPVCGMAVTSSSKFGESYQGQTYQFCSLKCQEKFRADPERYSGNVSSAESRVTSSESAVQTGTEFTCPMHPEIRQPGPGNCPKCGMTLEPVMPTLDEEENPELRDFARRFWWSLPLTVIVTVLAMAGHSLQLLHGSIQNWIELALATPVTLWAGWPFFVRGIASIRNRSPNMWTLIGLGTAAAYLYSVMATLLPQSFPATFMQDGRIGVYFEAAAVIISLTLLGQILELKARSQTSAAIKSLLGLSPKTARRINADGQEEDIPHTHVHLGDHLRVRPGEKVPVDGSVLEGESAVDESMLTGEPVPVMKRAGDSLIGATLNTHGSLVMEAQKVGAETMLSQIVQMVARAQRSKAPMQRMADSIAGYFVMGVIAIAILTFVGWGLFGPEPSWVFGLINAVAVLIIACPCALGLATPMSIMVSTGKAASMGVLFRDASAIENLCKIDTLIVDKTGTLTEGRPVFHSVEATPSFNPHDVLQLAASLDQGSEHPLAHAIVDHARTENIKLTKPESFESGSGIGVSGIVDGKKIQLGNTALMEAAGVNTKPLQVRAELLRLDGISIIYLAIDGVLAGLLAVSDPIKPTSKEAVTKLKADDIKIIMATGDGLTTARAVAREMGIEEVHGEVKPQDKERLVADLQQYGRKVAMAGDGINDAPALARADVGIAMGTGTDVAMNSAQLTLVKGDLMGILRARALSVATVKNMRQNLGFAFLYNSMGIPLAAGLLYPLTGHLLSPMIAAIAMSVSSASVVFNALRLRNTRID; this is encoded by the coding sequence ATGCCTACCATATCGAGCCACCACGACCACAGTCACGCCCATGCTGCTCCGCTCAATGACGATGATCTACGTGACCCGGTGTGCGGAATGGCAGTCACTTCATCAAGTAAGTTTGGTGAGTCTTATCAGGGACAGACATATCAATTTTGTAGCCTGAAATGCCAGGAGAAGTTTCGAGCTGATCCTGAACGCTACAGCGGTAATGTTTCGAGCGCCGAATCCCGCGTCACCTCTTCAGAGTCTGCGGTACAAACAGGCACTGAGTTTACCTGTCCGATGCACCCGGAAATACGCCAGCCCGGACCCGGCAACTGCCCTAAATGTGGCATGACATTAGAGCCGGTCATGCCCACGCTCGATGAAGAAGAAAATCCTGAACTCCGGGATTTCGCCCGCCGCTTTTGGTGGTCGCTGCCATTAACCGTGATAGTGACAGTGCTCGCCATGGCGGGACACTCGTTACAACTCCTCCATGGCTCGATCCAAAACTGGATCGAGCTAGCTCTGGCGACACCGGTGACCTTATGGGCAGGTTGGCCCTTTTTTGTAAGGGGCATAGCCTCTATTAGAAATCGCAGTCCAAACATGTGGACTCTGATTGGTTTGGGTACCGCCGCAGCCTACCTTTACAGCGTCATGGCAACGCTCTTACCCCAAAGCTTTCCCGCCACCTTCATGCAAGATGGACGTATCGGCGTCTACTTCGAAGCCGCCGCGGTCATCATCTCGCTCACCTTGCTTGGGCAGATTCTTGAGCTCAAAGCCCGATCGCAAACCTCCGCCGCCATTAAGTCCCTTCTCGGTCTATCGCCCAAGACCGCACGCCGGATCAATGCCGATGGACAGGAAGAAGACATTCCTCACACACATGTCCACCTTGGAGACCATCTGCGGGTCAGGCCTGGTGAAAAGGTGCCAGTTGATGGCTCAGTACTGGAAGGTGAAAGTGCGGTGGATGAGTCCATGCTCACTGGCGAGCCAGTGCCGGTAATGAAGAGAGCTGGAGATAGCCTGATCGGTGCCACGCTGAATACACATGGCAGCTTGGTAATGGAGGCGCAGAAGGTCGGCGCCGAGACCATGCTGTCACAAATCGTACAGATGGTCGCTCGGGCTCAGCGCTCCAAAGCACCAATGCAACGAATGGCCGACTCTATTGCTGGCTACTTTGTGATGGGTGTTATCGCGATTGCGATACTGACATTTGTCGGCTGGGGGCTTTTTGGCCCTGAGCCCAGTTGGGTGTTTGGTCTGATCAACGCTGTCGCCGTGCTGATCATCGCTTGTCCCTGTGCGTTGGGTCTTGCTACGCCCATGTCGATCATGGTTTCGACAGGTAAAGCAGCCAGCATGGGTGTGCTGTTCAGGGATGCCAGTGCCATCGAAAACCTTTGCAAGATCGACACGCTGATTGTCGATAAGACAGGCACCCTGACAGAGGGTCGGCCAGTGTTTCACAGCGTGGAGGCCACACCAAGTTTCAATCCCCACGATGTTCTTCAGCTGGCTGCCAGCCTTGATCAGGGCAGCGAACATCCCTTGGCTCATGCAATCGTCGATCACGCCCGAACCGAGAACATTAAGCTCACCAAGCCAGAATCCTTTGAGTCTGGTTCAGGTATCGGGGTCAGTGGCATCGTCGATGGCAAGAAGATCCAGCTGGGGAACACCGCGTTGATGGAAGCCGCAGGCGTGAACACCAAGCCCCTACAAGTGCGTGCAGAGTTGTTGCGTCTTGACGGCATCAGTATCATCTACCTCGCAATCGACGGGGTATTGGCAGGGTTACTGGCAGTATCAGATCCAATTAAGCCGACCTCCAAAGAAGCAGTCACCAAGCTCAAGGCTGATGACATCAAAATCATCATGGCTACTGGCGACGGGCTCACCACCGCTCGGGCTGTCGCCAGGGAGATGGGGATTGAAGAAGTCCACGGTGAAGTGAAACCTCAGGACAAAGAGCGTCTGGTCGCAGACCTCCAGCAATACGGCCGGAAGGTCGCCATGGCTGGTGACGGTATCAACGATGCACCGGCCCTGGCGCGAGCAGATGTGGGCATTGCCATGGGGACAGGGACTGACGTTGCGATGAATAGTGCGCAACTCACGCTGGTAAAAGGCGACCTGATGGGGATTTTACGAGCAAGGGCACTTTCGGTCGCAACAGTAAAAAACATGCGGCAAAACTTGGGTTTCGCCTTTCTTTACAACTCGATGGGTATTCCCCTTGCCGCAGGCTTGCTCTATCCACTGACGGGACACCTCCTGTCGCCAATGATCGCTGCCATAGCCATGAGCGTCAGTTCTGCATCTGTAGTTTTCAATGCATTGAGACTGAGGAATACCCGAATTGACTGA
- a CDS encoding nickel/cobalt efflux protein RcnA, with translation MPNFAELLQQGGTHAWLYFPSAILLGALHGLEPGHSKTMMAAFIVAIRGSVKQAVLLGLAATLSHTAVVWLVAIGGMYLGKGLDAQTTEPYFQLASSALIIVVALWMLWRTWRGEQMFKFEQGDDHHHGEHDHGHHDETHRIDTGHGRIELSIFEVGMPPHWRLKTLTGHAWATSDVRLMTTRPDGSTQSFSFVEREGFLESAVDIPEPHEFSARLSLGHAGHSHDYDLAFQEHDHGHAHSELEGLELSIDGYQDAHERAHANDIRKRFTNREVTTGQIVMFGLTGGLIPCPAAITVLLLCLQVKEVALGGILVLCFSIGLAITLVAVGAAAAIGAKQASNRWPWLGTVARRAPYLSSVLIIGVGLYVGFHGWIGLSAQGVV, from the coding sequence ATGCCCAACTTTGCTGAACTGCTGCAACAGGGCGGTACACACGCCTGGCTGTATTTCCCGAGCGCTATCTTGCTCGGTGCCTTGCATGGCCTGGAACCGGGCCATTCAAAAACCATGATGGCCGCTTTCATCGTGGCCATTCGTGGTTCGGTTAAACAGGCCGTTTTGTTGGGTCTGGCCGCGACGCTGTCGCACACCGCCGTGGTGTGGTTGGTCGCCATCGGCGGCATGTACCTGGGCAAAGGTCTGGACGCTCAAACCACTGAGCCGTACTTCCAGCTTGCGTCCTCTGCACTGATCATCGTAGTTGCTCTTTGGATGCTGTGGCGTACCTGGCGCGGTGAGCAGATGTTCAAGTTCGAGCAAGGTGATGACCACCACCACGGTGAGCATGACCATGGCCATCATGATGAAACCCATCGAATCGATACCGGCCACGGGCGCATCGAACTGTCGATTTTTGAAGTAGGTATGCCACCGCATTGGCGCCTGAAAACATTGACCGGACACGCTTGGGCTACATCGGATGTTCGCCTAATGACGACTCGTCCGGACGGCAGCACTCAATCGTTCTCTTTCGTCGAGCGCGAAGGCTTTCTGGAGTCGGCAGTCGATATCCCGGAGCCTCATGAGTTCAGTGCGCGCTTGAGTCTTGGGCATGCGGGCCACTCCCATGATTACGATCTGGCGTTCCAGGAGCATGATCACGGGCACGCGCATTCCGAACTGGAAGGTCTGGAGTTGTCAATTGATGGCTATCAGGATGCGCATGAACGCGCACATGCCAACGATATCCGTAAGCGCTTCACGAATCGTGAGGTGACCACGGGCCAGATCGTCATGTTCGGTTTGACGGGTGGTTTGATTCCTTGTCCGGCTGCCATCACCGTTCTGTTGCTGTGTCTTCAGGTTAAAGAAGTCGCGCTGGGAGGCATACTCGTCCTGTGCTTCAGCATCGGCTTGGCGATCACCTTGGTGGCGGTGGGAGCTGCTGCGGCTATTGGTGCTAAACAGGCTTCCAACCGCTGGCCGTGGCTGGGCACCGTGGCTCGTCGTGCACCGTACCTGTCCAGCGTGTTGATAATCGGTGTTGGTCTGTACGTAGGCTTCCATGGTTGGATCGGCTTGAGCGCCCAAGGCGTCGTTTAA
- a CDS encoding DUF2933 domain-containing protein, whose protein sequence is MNNHQHPDGNTTAPFWRRKTGVVLIMLIAIGAFYVLREHFSHVYPFWPYLILLICPLMHFFGHGHGGHSHGDQAATHKDEKGE, encoded by the coding sequence ATGAATAACCATCAGCATCCGGATGGAAACACCACCGCACCATTTTGGAGGCGCAAAACAGGCGTTGTACTAATCATGCTCATTGCGATTGGTGCCTTTTACGTTTTGCGGGAGCATTTCAGCCACGTTTATCCATTTTGGCCTTATCTGATTCTGTTGATCTGTCCATTGATGCACTTTTTTGGACATGGACATGGCGGACATAGCCATGGCGATCAGGCAGCAACCCACAAGGACGAAAAAGGGGAATAG
- a CDS encoding DUF2971 domain-containing protein, translating to MDRHLYRFRTADRLLGKDATETKEAVPGELEKLEIYFAPPEQLNDPLEGYKEIYWAGDEIVWANFFRHYLLILALRSWEIDDAVMSGVPLPNELPIGQYPANLRGVYLFAFQEMDYLLQSSEIFQGYIKALSKAERKHYKPQLLLYLSSLHTRFLTIVLSVSYKYELTGAHHPENPGDPLGDSDFHLKIISNIEADDGQHRDFESYRQIAVTTSAFSIKAAHVWINDHYGVYDLITAFAPRYLDQIDQLMHPKWYVACFMKECNNSAIWGSYGDNHKGICLKYRVSGEDQALSLEMNKPIGLGHSGIIYGFQNMQFKEVFYDREHSEIDFFRSLGNVPNEALGGFWYNDGQGNLSTTSEWYKTDSSDLRERHWNNLDFALTSKLPQWESEKEYRLVLNSGMDITDKKHRVLKYRFSSLEGVIFGIKTPLEYKLKAIRIIKAHCEREGREEFQFYQAYYDPETKSIQHGLLPVSIHDADINGGSTEPGDSSAES from the coding sequence ATGGATCGACATCTCTACAGGTTCAGGACAGCGGATCGTCTGCTCGGAAAAGACGCCACCGAGACCAAGGAGGCTGTGCCCGGTGAGCTTGAGAAGCTTGAGATTTACTTCGCACCGCCTGAGCAATTGAACGATCCTCTAGAGGGGTACAAGGAAATCTACTGGGCGGGTGATGAAATCGTCTGGGCGAATTTCTTTAGGCATTACCTATTGATACTAGCGCTTCGAAGCTGGGAGATTGATGACGCGGTAATGAGCGGCGTGCCACTTCCTAATGAGCTCCCAATTGGCCAGTATCCTGCTAATCTCCGGGGTGTGTACCTCTTTGCTTTCCAGGAAATGGATTACCTGCTCCAAAGTAGTGAGATATTTCAGGGGTACATCAAGGCACTCTCTAAAGCCGAGAGAAAACACTACAAGCCACAGTTGTTGCTCTACCTCAGTTCTCTGCATACGCGCTTCTTAACAATCGTACTTTCAGTAAGTTACAAGTACGAGTTAACCGGTGCACATCATCCTGAGAATCCTGGAGACCCACTAGGGGACAGTGACTTTCATCTGAAGATAATATCAAATATCGAAGCAGATGATGGCCAGCATCGTGATTTTGAGTCATACAGGCAGATTGCTGTCACAACCTCGGCGTTCTCCATCAAGGCTGCGCACGTATGGATCAATGATCATTACGGTGTGTATGACCTAATAACGGCATTTGCTCCTCGATATCTAGATCAAATCGACCAGCTAATGCACCCGAAATGGTATGTAGCCTGCTTTATGAAGGAGTGTAATAACTCCGCCATCTGGGGTAGCTACGGAGACAATCACAAAGGCATCTGCCTGAAATATAGGGTCTCAGGTGAAGACCAAGCACTATCTCTTGAAATGAATAAGCCGATAGGTCTTGGTCATAGCGGCATCATTTATGGCTTCCAGAATATGCAGTTCAAGGAAGTTTTCTACGATCGAGAACACTCGGAAATAGATTTCTTCAGATCATTAGGCAACGTCCCAAACGAGGCATTAGGTGGCTTCTGGTACAACGATGGCCAAGGAAATCTGAGTACCACTAGCGAGTGGTACAAAACTGATTCCAGTGATCTGCGAGAGAGGCACTGGAATAACCTTGATTTCGCTTTGACCTCAAAGCTTCCTCAGTGGGAGTCCGAAAAAGAGTACCGCTTGGTTCTTAATTCCGGCATGGACATCACAGATAAAAAGCATCGAGTTTTGAAGTATCGGTTTTCAAGCTTGGAGGGCGTCATTTTTGGGATCAAGACGCCGTTGGAGTACAAACTCAAAGCTATTAGGATTATCAAGGCCCACTGTGAACGTGAAGGCCGTGAAGAGTTTCAGTTCTACCAGGCCTATTACGATCCGGAAACGAAAAGTATCCAACATGGCTTATTACCTGTTTCAATACACGATGCTGATATAAATGGTGGCTCTACTGAGCCTGGCGATTCATCAGCTGAAAGCTAG
- a CDS encoding YqaA family protein, which translates to MFELASYFGLFLAAFGAATLLPMQSEAVLVGMLLSNQYVASALLAVATFGNVLGSALNWILGRSIERFRYKRWFPVSESKLEKAQQSYLRYGRWSLLLSWVPIIGDPLTVVAGVMREPFWSFLLIVTMAKGVRYLLLTAVTLGWT; encoded by the coding sequence GTGTTCGAACTCGCCAGCTATTTTGGTCTATTTCTGGCGGCATTCGGTGCCGCCACGTTATTGCCCATGCAGTCTGAAGCTGTGTTGGTCGGGATGTTGCTCTCCAACCAATACGTTGCTTCTGCGCTATTGGCGGTCGCCACCTTCGGCAACGTTCTTGGCTCTGCGCTGAACTGGATTCTGGGTCGCTCTATCGAGCGATTTCGCTACAAGCGATGGTTCCCGGTGAGCGAGAGCAAGCTCGAAAAGGCCCAGCAGTCTTACCTGCGCTACGGGCGCTGGTCGTTGCTGCTGAGCTGGGTGCCCATCATTGGCGATCCGCTGACGGTCGTCGCCGGAGTCATGCGCGAGCCATTCTGGAGTTTCCTGCTGATCGTCACCATGGCCAAGGGCGTGCGTTATCTCTTGCTGACCGCCGTCACACTGGGGTGGACATGA
- a CDS encoding HupE/UreJ family protein, translating into MHSHSMSGVGAFTAPSHRPLLLLFLLVAALFLGMPEAMAHAVAEGDKGFIQESSGVMLLPFIYMGAKHMMTGYDHLLFLFGVIFFLYRLKDVGLYVTLFAVGHSVTLLLGVLTEISISSYIIDAIIGFSVVYKALDNLGAFQRWFGFQPNTKVATLIFGLLHGFGLATKIQEYEISPDGLIPNLLAFNVGVEIGQLLALSAILILMGYWRRTASFWRHAYTANVAMMSAGFLLMGYQITGLFISA; encoded by the coding sequence ATGCATTCGCACTCGATGAGCGGCGTGGGCGCATTCACTGCGCCATCGCACCGCCCGCTACTGCTGTTGTTTTTACTTGTCGCTGCACTTTTCCTCGGGATGCCCGAGGCGATGGCTCACGCCGTCGCGGAAGGTGACAAGGGCTTTATCCAGGAAAGTTCCGGCGTCATGTTGCTGCCCTTCATCTACATGGGCGCCAAGCACATGATGACGGGCTACGATCACCTGCTGTTTCTGTTCGGGGTGATCTTCTTCCTTTACCGCCTGAAGGATGTGGGGCTCTACGTCACACTGTTCGCGGTAGGCCACTCGGTGACGTTGCTGCTGGGCGTGCTGACCGAGATCAGCATCAGCTCGTACATCATCGACGCCATCATCGGTTTTTCGGTGGTGTACAAGGCACTCGATAACTTGGGCGCGTTCCAGCGCTGGTTCGGTTTCCAACCCAATACCAAAGTGGCCACGCTGATTTTCGGCCTGCTCCATGGTTTCGGCCTGGCCACCAAAATCCAGGAGTACGAGATCTCGCCCGACGGGCTGATCCCCAACTTGCTTGCGTTCAACGTCGGCGTCGAGATCGGCCAGTTGCTGGCCCTTAGTGCGATTCTCATTCTGATGGGGTATTGGCGGCGCACCGCCAGTTTCTGGCGCCACGCCTATACCGCCAACGTCGCCATGATGAGTGCCGGTTTCCTGCTGATGGGTTACCAGATCACCGGCCTGTTTATCTCCGCCTAA
- a CDS encoding metal-sensing transcriptional repressor, which produces MSENEHSHPHTHQSHEAIIKRLKRADGHLRGIITMIEEGRQCVDIAQQLHAVEKAVCQAKRTLIQDHIDHCLEDTVSALNNGERAPLEAFKQITKYL; this is translated from the coding sequence ATGAGTGAAAACGAACACAGCCATCCCCACACTCACCAAAGTCACGAGGCGATCATCAAGCGTCTCAAACGGGCGGACGGCCATTTACGCGGCATCATCACCATGATTGAAGAGGGGCGTCAGTGCGTGGACATCGCTCAGCAGCTGCATGCGGTCGAAAAAGCCGTATGTCAAGCGAAGCGCACGCTCATCCAGGATCACATTGATCACTGTCTGGAGGACACAGTCTCAGCCTTGAACAATGGCGAGCGCGCACCGTTGGAAGCCTTCAAACAAATCACCAAGTACCTCTAG
- the ltrA gene encoding group II intron reverse transcriptase/maturase, with product MSGVSSAKPYDIAKRTVWDAYQQVRANRGAAGIDDETIADFERDLSKNLYKLWNRMSSGSYFPPPVKQVEIPKASGGTRKLGVPTVGDRVAQTVVKLLIEPELDSIFHSDSYGYRPGRSAKQAVAITRERCWRYDWVVEFDIKAAFDQINHGLLMKAVRLHIKEDWILLYIERWLVAPFETDHGMRVRRERGTPQGGVISPLLMNLFMHYAFDTWMQRTSPNCPFARYADDAVVHCRSRKQAEYVMRSIASRLAACGLTMHPEKSKVVYCKDSNRRAGYPHVSFTFLGFTFRPRKALSKQDQLFTSFLPGASADALKRMRQAVRRWRLNRQTHVTLVDVARLYNPVIQGWSQYYGSFYRTAMLGIFQHIDRALERWARRKYKALHRRKRRISQWLDKMRTVVPRLFHHWRVTGQQGWITGAV from the coding sequence ATGAGTGGCGTGAGCTCGGCGAAACCTTATGACATAGCGAAACGCACGGTATGGGACGCCTACCAGCAGGTCAGGGCCAACCGCGGTGCTGCCGGCATCGACGATGAAACCATCGCCGATTTCGAGCGGGATCTGTCTAAGAATCTCTACAAGCTGTGGAATCGGATGTCGTCGGGGTCGTACTTCCCGCCTCCGGTCAAGCAAGTAGAAATTCCCAAGGCATCGGGAGGCACGCGCAAGCTGGGAGTGCCCACGGTTGGTGATCGTGTCGCGCAAACCGTGGTCAAGCTTCTCATCGAGCCGGAGCTGGACTCGATCTTCCACTCGGACTCCTATGGGTACCGGCCGGGACGATCAGCGAAGCAGGCGGTGGCGATCACGCGTGAGCGCTGCTGGCGATACGACTGGGTGGTGGAGTTTGATATCAAGGCAGCCTTCGATCAGATCAATCATGGGTTGCTGATGAAGGCGGTGCGCCTGCACATCAAGGAGGACTGGATACTTCTGTACATCGAGCGGTGGCTGGTTGCGCCGTTCGAAACGGATCACGGTATGCGCGTCCGACGCGAACGCGGCACCCCGCAAGGTGGAGTGATCAGTCCCCTCCTGATGAATCTGTTCATGCACTATGCCTTCGACACCTGGATGCAACGTACCAGCCCCAACTGCCCGTTTGCCCGCTACGCCGATGATGCGGTGGTGCACTGCCGCAGTCGAAAGCAAGCGGAGTACGTGATGCGCTCCATTGCTTCACGGCTGGCTGCCTGTGGCTTGACGATGCACCCCGAGAAATCGAAGGTCGTGTACTGCAAGGACAGTAACCGTCGCGCAGGTTATCCGCATGTGAGCTTTACCTTCCTCGGCTTCACCTTTAGGCCGAGGAAGGCGCTCAGCAAACAAGACCAGCTCTTCACGAGCTTCCTTCCGGGAGCGAGTGCGGATGCCTTAAAGCGGATGCGGCAAGCGGTACGCAGGTGGCGACTCAATCGCCAAACCCACGTGACGCTGGTCGACGTGGCTCGGCTCTACAATCCAGTGATACAGGGGTGGTCGCAATACTATGGCTCGTTCTATCGGACAGCCATGCTTGGCATCTTCCAGCACATTGACCGCGCGCTTGAACGCTGGGCCCGACGAAAATACAAGGCTCTTCATAGGCGCAAGCGGCGCATTAGCCAATGGCTGGACAAGATGCGGACTGTGGTACCCCGGCTGTTTCATCACTGGCGAGTGACCGGGCAGCAAGGTTGGATAACGGGAGCCGTATGA
- a CDS encoding N-acetylmuramoyl-L-alanine amidase, with translation MHRRSLLNLFLAGFAFALPLGLQAAQVLNVRLWNTDDKLRLVLDLSGPAQYKTFSLTAPDRLILDLMGTSLAFDLSKLQLGNMPIRAIRSGPQGTGTRIVLDLIGPVQLNTFMLAPEQAQGHRLVLDISNSASPAIQPAAPQVVLNDSAHPKRDIIVVVDPGHGGKDPGAVGANGEREKDVVLSIARQLAKRIEREKGFTVRLVRDSDVYVPLRKRVEIARQHNADIFISIHADAAPRRTASGASIYALSEGGATSTTARWLAQKENGAELLGTTKSLALKDKDPMLAGVILDMSMSATVATSLELGHSVLRSLAGITTLHQKRVEQAGFAVLKSPDVPSILVETGFISKDGLK, from the coding sequence ATGCACAGACGTTCATTACTCAATCTATTTTTGGCCGGTTTTGCCTTTGCTTTACCTTTGGGCTTACAAGCCGCACAAGTCCTAAATGTTCGGCTATGGAACACCGACGACAAGCTTCGGCTGGTGCTAGACCTAAGTGGTCCAGCACAGTACAAGACCTTCTCCCTGACGGCGCCGGATCGGTTGATTCTCGATCTGATGGGAACCAGCCTTGCCTTTGATTTGAGCAAACTGCAACTGGGTAACATGCCAATCCGCGCTATACGTTCAGGGCCTCAAGGTACAGGAACGCGGATTGTCCTGGACCTGATAGGTCCCGTGCAGTTGAATACCTTCATGCTGGCACCTGAACAGGCACAGGGGCATCGCTTAGTGCTGGATATTTCCAACTCGGCATCCCCGGCAATACAGCCGGCTGCACCGCAGGTTGTGCTTAATGATTCGGCTCATCCAAAGCGCGACATCATCGTCGTGGTAGACCCAGGGCATGGCGGTAAAGACCCTGGAGCAGTCGGGGCCAATGGCGAGCGGGAAAAAGATGTGGTGCTGTCAATTGCTCGGCAGTTGGCCAAACGGATCGAGCGGGAAAAGGGGTTTACCGTGCGACTCGTACGCGACAGCGATGTTTACGTACCGTTACGCAAGCGGGTGGAGATTGCTCGCCAACACAATGCCGATATCTTCATTTCCATACACGCGGACGCCGCGCCTCGGCGCACGGCCTCCGGAGCGTCGATCTATGCGCTATCGGAAGGTGGAGCCACGTCCACTACTGCGCGCTGGCTCGCGCAGAAGGAGAACGGCGCCGAGTTACTCGGTACGACCAAAAGCCTCGCACTCAAAGATAAGGACCCCATGCTGGCAGGAGTGATTCTCGACATGTCGATGAGCGCTACAGTCGCAACGAGCCTGGAACTGGGCCACTCCGTACTGAGAAGTTTGGCGGGCATCACCACTTTGCACCAGAAGCGTGTGGAGCAGGCGGGCTTTGCCGTACTTAAGTCGCCAGACGTACCGTCAATCCTGGTTGAAACTGGATTCATCTCTAAGGATGGTCTGAAGTAG
- a CDS encoding TraX family protein, with product MTTAHTTQHSSLKSRSSSLDLIKWLAMLTMVIDHLRLVWPEMSNLFILGRLSFPLFCVAIAANVARSKPGELLTAANGRYLALMLVFAAISEVPYRYISTSGSFNVLVTLALGLVIAWGWQHRTLLSSAMALMAAAIAYVLDDPLMYGLYGALVPAAVLLAIKRPGALWLLPAVLCLLSNTRSSIVTRAMDLEIHSLLALSTAFAAPLIGLWLLHQKFTFNVWPVRQWGYWFYPGHLAALQALRFLI from the coding sequence ATGACGACTGCTCATACAACCCAGCATTCCTCACTCAAGAGCCGAAGCAGTAGCCTGGATCTGATCAAGTGGCTGGCGATGCTGACCATGGTCATCGATCACTTGCGGTTGGTGTGGCCGGAGATGAGCAATCTGTTCATTCTGGGGCGGCTTTCCTTTCCGCTGTTCTGTGTCGCCATTGCTGCCAACGTGGCGCGCTCCAAACCGGGCGAATTACTGACTGCCGCGAATGGACGCTACCTCGCCTTGATGCTGGTGTTCGCCGCCATTTCAGAAGTGCCTTATCGCTATATCAGCACCTCGGGATCATTCAACGTGTTGGTTACCCTGGCATTGGGGCTGGTGATTGCCTGGGGATGGCAACATCGCACCTTGTTGAGCAGCGCTATGGCCTTGATGGCTGCCGCGATTGCCTACGTGCTGGATGACCCGTTGATGTACGGGCTATACGGCGCGCTCGTTCCTGCGGCTGTCTTGTTAGCGATCAAGAGGCCCGGTGCTCTTTGGTTGCTGCCAGCAGTTCTATGCCTGTTGAGCAACACCCGCAGTAGCATCGTGACCAGGGCTATGGATCTTGAAATTCACTCATTGCTGGCCTTGAGCACTGCATTTGCCGCTCCGCTGATCGGACTCTGGCTGCTGCATCAGAAGTTCACCTTCAACGTCTGGCCGGTGCGGCAATGGGGCTACTGGTTTTATCCGGGACACCTTGCCGCTCTGCAAGCTCTACGGTTCTTAATCTGA
- a CDS encoding histone-like nucleoid-structuring protein, MvaT/MvaU family: MSRLAEFRQLGKHLAEQLAALEAMKGDEGLKKEVEFETKLRALLAEYGYSLRNVIALLDPQAASRASTTAAPKSVRKARDVKIYQNPNSGELIETKGGNHRQLKEWKTEFGADIVESWRTQ, translated from the coding sequence ATGTCCCGTCTTGCTGAGTTCCGTCAACTCGGAAAACACTTGGCCGAACAACTCGCTGCCCTTGAAGCCATGAAAGGCGACGAAGGCCTGAAAAAAGAAGTTGAATTCGAAACTAAGCTGCGGGCTTTGCTTGCCGAGTACGGTTATAGCCTCCGCAACGTCATCGCTCTCCTCGATCCCCAGGCAGCAAGCCGTGCTTCTACTACCGCTGCCCCGAAAAGTGTCCGCAAAGCACGTGACGTCAAGATCTACCAAAACCCAAATTCGGGCGAGTTGATCGAGACCAAGGGCGGGAACCATCGCCAGCTCAAGGAATGGAAAACTGAATTCGGCGCGGACATTGTTGAGTCCTGGCGCACTCAGTAA